The following proteins are co-located in the Candidatus Competibacteraceae bacterium genome:
- a CDS encoding GFA family protein: MSEQYFATGQCLCGDIKYTISSAPIRMGQCHCDHCRRLTGTGHSSNAFFAKDTVHIEGETSHYDSIADTGAIITRYFCPKYGSRLFGTSNVATNIISVSAGTLDSSSWFKPNAIVYNKRKPIWDFMDENISTFEEMPPAPTQK, translated from the coding sequence ATGTCAGAGCAATATTTCGCGACAGGGCAATGCTTATGCGGCGACATAAAATACACGATTTCTTCTGCCCCAATCAGAATGGGGCAGTGCCACTGTGACCATTGCCGGAGATTGACGGGGACAGGGCATTCATCGAATGCTTTTTTTGCCAAAGATACTGTCCACATCGAAGGTGAAACAAGCCACTATGATTCAATAGCAGATACAGGCGCGATCATTACGCGTTATTTTTGTCCAAAATATGGCAGCCGCCTTTTTGGTACAAGCAATGTAGCTACAAATATTATTAGTGTTTCGGCAGGCACGCTGGACAGTAGTTCATGGTTTAAACCGAATGCCATTGTCTATAATAAAAGAAAGCCAATATGGGATTTTATGGATGAAAATATCTCTACTTTTGAAGAAATGCCGCCTGCGCCAACTCAGAAGTAA
- a CDS encoding DUF2157 domain-containing protein translates to MNPQSRNRRVRRELDELLREGLLDEARHAQLSARYPLEGWDWRSLGRWFLLFGAISVMAGLGILGRTLFDFTLEKLAVLLGVATVASFGGAQWFKRTRPGLVLTASSLELLGGLLLIGLTFNLGAIFSTGSGNWPALLLIDLLVLLALSYALNNPLLLVLSAVVFFGWFGGFTGYASGWGAYWFGMSYPLRFLAAALAIIAVAVIHQQSERGPLAPYRGFFKVWLSGGLFFAEMALWLLSLFGNFDLESHRWHLSGAAELALFNLLWAGLNGILIWLGARLAMRMLTGYGATFLIIQIYTLFFAHLAEGLGWFLSLLITGGGALALTFWLEQRRREVTRSKNPSSMDDPDS, encoded by the coding sequence ATGAACCCGCAATCCCGCAACCGCCGGGTCCGCCGGGAACTGGACGAACTGCTCCGCGAAGGACTGCTGGACGAAGCGCGGCACGCCCAACTGAGCGCACGCTACCCGCTCGAAGGCTGGGACTGGCGTTCGCTGGGCCGCTGGTTCCTGCTCTTTGGCGCAATCAGCGTCATGGCGGGACTGGGCATTCTCGGCCGAACCCTGTTCGACTTCACCCTGGAAAAGCTGGCGGTGTTATTGGGCGTGGCCACCGTCGCCAGCTTCGGCGGCGCGCAATGGTTCAAGCGCACCCGCCCCGGCCTGGTGCTGACCGCCTCCAGCCTGGAGCTGCTGGGCGGTTTGCTGCTGATCGGCCTGACGTTCAACCTGGGCGCGATCTTTTCCACCGGCTCCGGCAACTGGCCCGCCCTGCTGCTGATTGACCTGCTGGTCTTGCTCGCCCTCAGCTACGCGCTCAACAACCCGCTGCTGCTGGTGCTCAGCGCCGTGGTGTTCTTCGGTTGGTTCGGCGGCTTTACCGGCTACGCTTCCGGCTGGGGCGCTTACTGGTTCGGGATGAGCTACCCACTGCGCTTCCTGGCGGCGGCGCTGGCGATCATCGCCGTCGCCGTCATCCACCAGCAGAGCGAACGGGGACCGCTGGCGCCCTATCGGGGATTTTTCAAAGTCTGGTTATCAGGCGGGCTGTTCTTCGCCGAAATGGCGTTGTGGCTGCTATCGCTGTTCGGCAATTTCGACCTGGAAAGCCACCGCTGGCATCTGAGTGGTGCCGCCGAACTGGCGCTGTTCAATCTGCTATGGGCGGGCCTGAACGGGATACTGATCTGGCTGGGCGCGCGGCTGGCCATGCGGATGTTGACCGGCTACGGCGCGACCTTCCTGATCATTCAAATCTACACCCTGTTCTTCGCTCATCTGGCCGAAGGCCTGGGATGGTTTCTCAGCCTGCTGATCACCGGCGGCGGCGCGCTGGCGCTGACGTTCTGGCTGGAACAGCGGCGGCGCGAGGTCACAAGATCCAAGAACCCGTCATCCATGGATGATCCTGACTCCTAA
- a CDS encoding ATP-dependent DNA helicase, producing the protein MAEAVAAALEEGGTLVVEAGTGTGKTYAYLIPALLSGARVIISTGTRHLQDQLFHQDLPVVRQALNAPVRAALLKGRGNYLCLYRLQATEQAGRLSTREQAAELHRIRAWAGRTRRGDIAEIPDVPETSLIWPRVTSTVDNCLGQDCPQLAECFLAKARREALAADVLVINHHLFCADMAIKETGFAELLPGAEAFILDEAHQLPGIATHFLGRSLSGRQLSELGRDTVVEQARDAADFADLRRRAEALEPAILTLRQALGTTERRALWREVAELPAVVEAIKQLHETLDRLREALKEGAPRGKGLENCQRRGEDLALRLAALTGDESNPDNVRWFETRGRGFTLSLTPLDIASKFQERLAAQPGAWIFTSATLAVGQAFEHFAARLGLRDYAALRLDSPFDFARNTLLYHPPGLPDPAASHYTAALLDAALPVLAASRGRAFLLFTSFRALREAAGWLAGRLDYPLLVQGEAPKGVLLRQFRASGNAVLLGTASFWEGVDVRGEALSCVIIDRLPFAAPGDPVVQARIESLRQHGEDPFLTYQLPHAVITLKQGVGRLIRDVSDRGVLVLCDPRLLSKSYGRVFLDSLPPMPRTRKLERVQAFFAGGDS; encoded by the coding sequence ATGGCCGAAGCGGTCGCCGCCGCGCTGGAGGAGGGCGGTACACTGGTGGTCGAGGCCGGCACCGGCACCGGCAAAACCTACGCCTATTTGATTCCCGCGCTGCTGTCCGGGGCGCGGGTCATCATTTCCACCGGTACCCGCCACCTGCAAGACCAGCTTTTCCACCAGGACCTGCCGGTGGTGCGACAGGCGTTGAACGCGCCGGTGCGGGCGGCGCTGCTGAAGGGGCGTGGCAACTATCTCTGCCTGTATCGCCTGCAAGCGACCGAGCAGGCCGGGCGCCTGAGCACGCGCGAGCAGGCGGCCGAACTGCACCGCATCCGCGCCTGGGCGGGCCGCACCCGTCGCGGCGACATCGCCGAAATCCCCGACGTACCGGAAACCTCCCTGATCTGGCCGCGCGTGACCTCCACCGTGGACAACTGCCTGGGACAGGACTGCCCGCAACTGGCCGAGTGCTTTCTGGCCAAGGCACGGCGCGAGGCGCTGGCGGCGGATGTGCTGGTGATCAACCATCACCTGTTCTGCGCCGACATGGCGATCAAGGAAACCGGTTTCGCCGAACTGTTGCCGGGGGCGGAAGCGTTCATCCTCGACGAAGCACATCAGTTGCCTGGGATTGCCACCCACTTCCTCGGTCGGTCCTTGAGTGGCCGGCAGTTGAGCGAACTGGGGCGGGATACCGTGGTGGAACAGGCGCGGGACGCGGCGGATTTCGCCGATCTGCGCCGGCGGGCCGAGGCGTTGGAGCCGGCGATCCTGACGTTGCGGCAGGCGCTGGGAACGACGGAGCGCCGCGCGCTGTGGCGGGAGGTTGCCGAACTGCCGGCGGTGGTGGAGGCGATCAAGCAATTACATGAGACGCTGGATCGCCTGCGCGAGGCGCTGAAGGAAGGCGCGCCGCGTGGCAAGGGCCTGGAGAATTGCCAGCGGCGCGGCGAGGATCTGGCGCTGCGGCTGGCGGCGTTGACCGGGGACGAGAGCAACCCCGATAACGTCCGCTGGTTCGAGACCCGGGGCCGCGGCTTTACGCTGAGTTTGACCCCGCTCGATATTGCATCGAAGTTTCAGGAGCGGCTGGCGGCGCAGCCAGGGGCCTGGATCTTTACCTCGGCGACGCTGGCGGTGGGGCAGGCGTTCGAGCACTTCGCGGCGCGACTGGGGTTGCGGGATTACGCGGCCTTGCGTCTGGACAGCCCGTTCGATTTTGCCCGCAACACCCTGCTTTATCATCCGCCGGGCTTGCCCGATCCCGCGGCATCGCACTACACGGCGGCGTTGCTGGACGCGGCGTTGCCGGTGTTGGCGGCCAGCCGGGGGCGGGCGTTTCTGCTGTTCACCAGTTTTCGGGCCTTGCGCGAGGCGGCGGGATGGTTGGCGGGGCGGCTGGATTATCCGCTGCTGGTGCAGGGCGAAGCGCCGAAGGGGGTGCTGCTACGCCAGTTTCGGGCCTCGGGCAACGCGGTGTTGCTGGGCACCGCCAGTTTTTGGGAAGGGGTGGATGTGCGCGGCGAGGCGCTGTCTTGCGTGATCATCGATCGCTTGCCGTTCGCCGCGCCCGGCGATCCGGTGGTGCAGGCGCGCATCGAATCCCTGCGCCAGCACGGCGAGGACCCATTTCTGACTTATCAGCTTCCCCATGCGGTGATTACCCTGAAGCAGGGGGTGGGTCGGCTGATTCGCGACGTGAGCGACCGGGGCGTGCTGGTGCTCTGCGACCCGCGCCTATTGAGCAAATCCTACGGGCGGGTGTTTCTGGATAGCTTGCCGCCCATGCCGAGAACGCGGAAGCTGGAACGGGTGCAGGCATTTTTCGCGGGTGGCGATAGTTAG
- a CDS encoding MFS transporter yields the protein MANGNEFTLLKERRFLPFFITQFLGAFNDNVFKNALIILIAFQAADPARANTLVNLSAGLFVLPFFLFSATAGQLADKYEKSHLMRGIKLLEIVIMLGAAVGFILGNMSVLIGLLFLMGWQSTLFGPVKYSILPQHLRPEELVGGNGWVEMGTFLAILIGTLLGGVLIAIPDRGPWLVAGAVVLLAVLGFLSSLFIPKATPDAPELRINWNPITETWRNIEITRRSRTVFLSVLGISWFWFLGATYLAQLPNYSRLTLGGDEHVVTLLLTTFALGIGVGSLLCERLSGRRVELGLVPFGSIGLTLFGIDLFFAVSPVAEGAPLIGAMEFLRGASNWRVLIDILLMGMFGGFYIVPLYALVQQRSEASFRSRVIAGNNIINALFMVLSAVLAIFFLDGVGLSIPQFLLLTALFNAAVALYIFSLVPEFLMRFVVWILVNIVYRLRAQGLERIPDKGPVVVVCNHISYMDALVVIGCCRRPIRFVMDYQIFKMPLLSFVFRTAGAVPIAPAREDPETLEQAYDRVAHYLEKGEVVGIFPEGRLTEDGEIGPFKSGIEQIVHRTPAPVVPMALRGLWGSFFSRRHGKAMHHLPRRFWSRIELVVGEPVPPEQATSALLRERVVALRGDWP from the coding sequence ATGGCCAACGGGAATGAGTTCACCCTGCTGAAGGAGCGGCGGTTCCTGCCGTTCTTCATCACCCAATTTCTGGGCGCGTTCAACGACAACGTATTCAAAAACGCGCTGATCATCCTGATTGCCTTCCAGGCAGCCGATCCCGCCCGAGCTAACACCCTGGTCAATCTCAGCGCCGGTTTGTTCGTGTTGCCGTTCTTCCTGTTCTCGGCCACCGCCGGCCAACTGGCGGACAAGTACGAGAAATCGCATCTGATGCGCGGAATCAAGCTGCTGGAGATCGTCATCATGCTGGGCGCGGCGGTTGGTTTCATTTTGGGCAACATGTCGGTGCTGATCGGATTGCTGTTTCTGATGGGCTGGCAATCGACCCTGTTCGGCCCGGTGAAATACAGCATCTTGCCCCAGCATCTACGGCCCGAGGAACTGGTCGGCGGCAATGGTTGGGTGGAGATGGGCACCTTCCTTGCCATCCTGATCGGTACTCTACTTGGCGGGGTGCTGATCGCCATCCCGGATCGCGGTCCCTGGCTGGTGGCCGGCGCGGTGGTTCTGCTGGCCGTGCTGGGCTTTCTGTCCAGCCTGTTCATCCCCAAGGCCACGCCGGACGCACCTGAGCTGCGCATCAACTGGAATCCGATTACCGAAACCTGGCGCAACATCGAGATCACCCGCCGAAGCCGCACCGTGTTTCTGTCGGTGCTGGGGATTTCCTGGTTCTGGTTCCTGGGCGCGACTTATCTGGCGCAATTGCCCAATTACTCCAGGCTGACTTTGGGCGGCGACGAGCATGTGGTGACGCTACTGCTGACCACCTTCGCCTTGGGCATCGGCGTCGGTTCGCTGCTGTGCGAGCGGTTGTCGGGGCGCCGGGTGGAACTCGGTCTGGTGCCGTTCGGTTCGATCGGCCTGACCCTGTTCGGCATCGATCTATTCTTCGCGGTGTCACCGGTGGCGGAAGGCGCGCCGTTGATCGGCGCCATGGAGTTCTTGCGCGGCGCCTCCAACTGGCGAGTGCTGATCGATATCCTGCTGATGGGGATGTTCGGTGGGTTCTACATCGTGCCGCTGTACGCGCTGGTGCAGCAGCGCAGCGAAGCAAGTTTCCGTTCCCGCGTCATCGCCGGTAACAACATCATCAACGCCCTGTTCATGGTGCTATCGGCGGTGCTGGCCATTTTCTTTCTCGATGGGGTGGGGCTGAGCATCCCCCAGTTTCTGCTGCTGACGGCGCTCTTCAACGCGGCGGTGGCGCTCTACATCTTTAGCCTGGTGCCGGAATTCCTGATGCGCTTCGTCGTGTGGATTCTGGTGAATATCGTGTATCGATTGCGCGCTCAGGGTTTGGAGCGGATTCCCGATAAAGGGCCGGTGGTCGTGGTTTGCAACCACATCAGTTACATGGATGCGTTGGTGGTGATCGGTTGCTGCCGGCGGCCGATCCGCTTCGTGATGGACTATCAAATTTTCAAGATGCCGCTGCTCAGTTTCGTGTTTCGCACCGCCGGCGCCGTGCCGATCGCCCCGGCACGGGAAGACCCGGAGACTTTGGAGCAAGCCTACGACCGGGTCGCCCATTATCTGGAGAAGGGCGAAGTGGTGGGGATTTTCCCGGAAGGGCGGTTGACCGAGGATGGTGAGATCGGCCCGTTCAAGAGTGGCATTGAACAGATCGTTCATCGCACGCCGGCGCCGGTGGTGCCGATGGCGCTGCGCGGCTTGTGGGGCAGTTTTTTCAGCCGCCGCCATGGTAAGGCGATGCACCATTTGCCCCGGCGGTTCTGGTCGCGGATCGAGCTGGTGGTGGGCGAGCCGGTGCCGCCCGAACAAGCGACTTCGGCGTTGCTACGCGAACGGGTGGTGGCCTTGCGGGGCGATTGGCCATGA
- a CDS encoding cache domain-containing protein — protein MRKTTVGFASLALILGTAPAWVGAMGPDAATPEEVVSKVHEAAKYLHDKGQAGFPDFNNNARWVWKDSYVFVFSCRDNKMIAHPLRPDLVGKPILQMEDDKGNLLFKKLCEAGNNASGGWVEYWWPKPGEAKASRKISYTQTTEVSFQPDIRVGAGIYDDTMSVEELNKLAQQVARPKKDVP, from the coding sequence ATGCGAAAAACAACCGTTGGTTTTGCTAGCCTGGCCCTGATCCTGGGCACCGCGCCGGCGTGGGTTGGCGCCATGGGCCCTGACGCCGCCACTCCCGAGGAAGTGGTCTCCAAGGTACACGAAGCGGCGAAGTACCTACACGACAAGGGTCAAGCTGGTTTTCCGGACTTCAACAACAACGCGCGCTGGGTGTGGAAGGACAGCTACGTGTTCGTCTTCAGTTGCCGGGACAACAAGATGATCGCCCACCCTCTGCGTCCCGATCTGGTCGGCAAGCCCATCCTGCAAATGGAGGATGACAAGGGCAATCTGTTGTTCAAAAAGCTCTGCGAGGCCGGTAACAACGCCAGTGGCGGTTGGGTCGAATACTGGTGGCCGAAGCCGGGCGAAGCCAAGGCATCCCGCAAGATCTCCTACACCCAAACCACCGAGGTATCCTTCCAACCGGACATCCGGGTCGGCGCGGGGATTTATGACGACACCATGAGCGTCGAGGAACTGAACAAACTCGCGCAACAAGTCGCCAGACCAAAGAAGGACGTTCCCTAA
- the typA gene encoding translational GTPase TypA — protein MATLRNIAIIAHVDHGKTTLVDKLLQQSGTLGDRAAPPERVMDSNALERERGITILAKNTALYWRDYHINIVDTPGHADFGGEVERVLSMVDSVLLLVDAVDGPMPQTRFVTQKAFAMGFKPIVVINKIDRPGSRPHWVLDRTFDLFDRLGATDEQLDFPVIYASALQGYAGLEETVRDGNMDPLFETVIAHVPPPAVDPAGPFQLQVSSLDYNSYVGVIGIGRIRRGKVKTNTPVVILDRHGHRRNGRVLQILGFQGLERIEFPEASAGDIIAFTGIDGLGISDVICDPGAVESLPPLKVDEPTMSMTFQVNTSPFAGREGKYVTSRQVRERLQRELIHNVALRIEDTDDPDKFKVSGRGELHLSILIENMRREGYELAVSRPEVILHEIDGEIREPYEQLTVDVEEQHQGAIMEKLGERRGELLDMQPDGKGRVRLDYLIPARGLIGFQTEFLTATSGTGLLYHVFDRYGPQKKGAIGARASGVLIANATGKVLAYALFNLQERGRMMVGPGDEVYEGMIVGIHSRDNDLVVNPLKAKQLTNIRAAGSDENILLTPAVRMSLEQALEFIDDDELVEVTPKSIRVRKKLLLEHERKRASRKEIG, from the coding sequence ATAGCGACTCTGCGCAACATCGCCATCATCGCCCATGTGGATCATGGCAAGACCACGCTGGTGGATAAACTGCTGCAGCAGTCCGGCACGCTGGGAGACCGCGCCGCGCCGCCGGAACGGGTGATGGATTCCAACGCACTGGAGCGAGAGCGCGGCATCACCATCCTGGCCAAGAACACCGCCCTGTACTGGCGGGACTACCATATCAACATCGTTGACACACCCGGCCATGCCGATTTCGGCGGCGAAGTCGAGCGGGTGCTGTCGATGGTCGATTCGGTGCTGCTGCTGGTGGACGCGGTGGATGGCCCGATGCCGCAGACTCGCTTCGTGACCCAAAAAGCCTTCGCCATGGGCTTCAAACCCATCGTGGTCATCAACAAGATCGACCGGCCCGGTTCTCGCCCGCATTGGGTGCTGGACCGCACCTTCGACCTGTTCGATCGATTGGGCGCAACCGACGAGCAATTGGATTTCCCGGTGATCTACGCTTCGGCGCTGCAAGGCTACGCCGGGCTCGAGGAAACCGTGCGCGACGGTAACATGGACCCGCTGTTCGAAACCGTGATCGCCCATGTCCCGCCGCCGGCGGTGGACCCGGCCGGACCGTTCCAGCTACAGGTCAGCTCGCTGGACTACAACAGCTACGTCGGCGTGATCGGCATCGGCCGCATCCGCCGCGGCAAGGTCAAGACCAACACGCCGGTGGTCATCCTCGACCGGCACGGCCACCGCCGCAACGGTCGGGTGCTGCAAATCCTTGGTTTTCAGGGCCTGGAGCGGATCGAATTCCCCGAGGCGTCCGCCGGCGACATCATCGCCTTCACCGGCATCGACGGGCTGGGCATTTCCGACGTGATCTGCGACCCCGGCGCCGTCGAGTCGCTGCCGCCGCTGAAGGTGGACGAACCGACCATGAGCATGACCTTCCAGGTCAACACCTCGCCCTTCGCCGGGCGCGAAGGCAAGTACGTCACCAGCCGCCAAGTACGCGAACGGCTCCAGCGGGAACTGATTCACAACGTCGCCCTGCGCATCGAGGATACCGACGACCCGGACAAATTCAAGGTATCCGGGCGTGGCGAGCTGCATCTGTCGATTCTGATCGAGAACATGCGCCGCGAGGGTTACGAGCTGGCTGTCTCCCGCCCGGAAGTGATCCTGCACGAAATCGATGGGGAAATCCGCGAGCCCTACGAGCAGTTGACGGTCGATGTCGAGGAGCAACACCAGGGCGCCATCATGGAAAAGCTCGGCGAACGACGCGGCGAGCTGCTCGACATGCAACCCGATGGCAAGGGTCGGGTGCGGCTGGATTACCTGATTCCGGCGCGCGGCCTGATCGGCTTTCAGACCGAGTTCCTGACCGCCACCTCCGGCACCGGCCTGCTCTACCATGTATTCGACCGCTACGGCCCGCAGAAAAAAGGCGCTATCGGCGCGCGCGCCAGCGGTGTGCTGATCGCCAACGCCACCGGCAAGGTGCTGGCCTACGCCCTGTTCAATCTCCAGGAACGCGGGCGGATGATGGTCGGCCCCGGCGACGAGGTCTACGAGGGCATGATCGTCGGCATCCACTCCCGCGACAACGACCTGGTGGTCAACCCGCTCAAGGCCAAGCAGCTCACCAACATCCGCGCCGCCGGCTCGGACGAGAACATCCTGCTCACCCCAGCGGTGCGCATGAGTCTGGAGCAGGCGCTGGAGTTCATCGACGACGACGAACTGGTCGAGGTCACCCCAAAATCCATCCGCGTGCGCAAGAAGCTGCTGCTGGAACATGAACGCAAGCGGGCGTCGCGCAAGGAAATTGGCTGA
- a CDS encoding tetratricopeptide repeat protein gives MNKGFQSSLGALVLALGVVGCAPPPYSQQPYRAPVVNRSTRPPQTYAQPQPVPPAAAGRTLEQDPLLPREYSSGYPAAPDPYAATQGVAPANPNAYYGSVPARPYTPEPDGGAYRQPAYPPGAAASPPAYPAYPAPRTDDYSRGVAPLPEPVYPSSQRGADDLYETTTPSSGLLPEPQPVVPRTPSAAPARPPAPVPPPAAESTVATPPPPAAESTVAMATPPAAPAQARPAPTRPTPPPDLPPAEITREGNQAVVALLDSADKYVRSNQLDKAGAALERALRIEPRNAGIWHDLAQIRLHQGEYQQAESLASKSNNLASSNRALQGRNWKLIAVARKATGNTAGAEEAEARAAQLR, from the coding sequence ATGAATAAAGGGTTTCAGTCTTCTCTTGGAGCGTTGGTGCTGGCGCTGGGGGTGGTCGGCTGTGCGCCGCCGCCATACTCGCAACAACCGTACAGGGCGCCGGTGGTAAATCGCAGCACGCGCCCGCCGCAGACCTATGCTCAGCCACAGCCGGTGCCGCCAGCGGCCGCGGGACGGACGCTCGAACAGGATCCGCTGTTGCCGCGAGAGTACTCCTCCGGCTATCCAGCGGCGCCGGATCCTTATGCCGCCACGCAGGGAGTGGCGCCAGCCAACCCGAATGCCTATTACGGTAGCGTGCCGGCCCGGCCTTATACACCGGAACCGGACGGTGGCGCCTATCGGCAACCGGCCTATCCGCCGGGCGCGGCCGCATCCCCCCCGGCATACCCAGCCTATCCCGCGCCGCGAACCGACGACTACAGCAGAGGAGTGGCCCCGCTGCCGGAACCGGTTTATCCGTCTTCCCAGCGAGGTGCGGACGATCTTTACGAGACGACGACACCATCATCGGGTCTGTTACCCGAACCGCAGCCGGTCGTGCCGCGGACGCCGTCGGCGGCCCCGGCACGGCCGCCGGCACCGGTGCCGCCGCCCGCCGCGGAATCGACGGTCGCCACGCCGCCGCCGCCCGCCGCGGAATCGACGGTTGCCATGGCGACGCCGCCGGCCGCTCCGGCCCAAGCTAGGCCCGCCCCCACCCGCCCGACGCCCCCACCCGATTTGCCCCCGGCCGAAATTACCCGCGAGGGTAACCAAGCCGTGGTCGCTCTGTTGGACAGTGCCGACAAGTATGTTCGAAGCAACCAGTTGGATAAGGCCGGCGCCGCGCTGGAACGGGCCTTGCGCATCGAGCCGCGCAACGCCGGGATCTGGCATGATCTAGCCCAAATTCGCCTGCATCAGGGTGAATACCAGCAGGCCGAGTCACTGGCGAGCAAGTCCAACAACCTGGCCAGTAGCAACCGGGCGCTGCAAGGTCGCAACTGGAAGCTGATCGCCGTTGCCCGCAAGGCGACCGGGAATACCGCCGGCGCCGAGGAAGCCGAAGCGCGGGCGGCACAGTTGCGCTAA
- a CDS encoding carbonic anhydrase family protein, translated as MKASIATSLLLAGMCLSVSAIAEDQAHWSYSGPEGPEHWGELAKDFSTCSTGKNQSPVNLTGMIEGNLAEIKINYKAGGNEIVNNGHTIQVNYKPGSMIDVSGHSFELKQFHFHSPSENTIDGHSYPMEAHFVHADQDGNLAVIAVMFNEGEANAELEKAWARMPEQAGDHQALKAMVDANTLLPQQHDYYRFNGSLTTPPCSEGVWWLVMKQADTASKEQIEKFAHTMHHANNRPLQAVNARMILE; from the coding sequence ATGAAAGCAAGTATTGCCACATCATTGCTGCTTGCCGGAATGTGCCTTTCGGTGTCAGCTATTGCCGAGGACCAGGCGCATTGGTCCTATTCAGGTCCAGAAGGCCCGGAGCACTGGGGTGAACTGGCAAAGGATTTTTCTACCTGTTCCACTGGCAAGAATCAATCTCCCGTCAATCTTACGGGAATGATCGAGGGCAACCTTGCAGAGATCAAGATCAATTACAAAGCCGGAGGTAACGAAATAGTCAATAATGGCCATACCATCCAAGTCAACTATAAACCAGGCAGCATGATCGATGTCAGTGGCCACTCATTCGAATTAAAGCAATTTCATTTTCACTCACCGAGCGAAAATACGATCGATGGTCACTCTTATCCCATGGAAGCGCATTTTGTGCATGCGGATCAGGACGGTAATCTCGCGGTCATCGCGGTGATGTTTAATGAAGGAGAAGCAAACGCCGAGCTGGAAAAAGCTTGGGCGCGAATGCCTGAGCAGGCGGGTGATCATCAGGCACTGAAGGCGATGGTTGATGCTAATACCCTGTTGCCCCAGCAACACGATTACTATCGTTTCAATGGCTCGCTAACCACCCCGCCGTGCTCCGAGGGCGTGTGGTGGCTGGTCATGAAACAGGCCGATACTGCTTCCAAGGAGCAGATTGAAAAGTTCGCGCATACGATGCATCACGCCAATAATCGCCCACTTCAGGCAGTTAACGCCCGAATGATTCTGGAATAA
- a CDS encoding DUF4124 domain-containing protein: protein MGTHSIRDHARAGRWPATARLRRQRGAVPMWVLIVLGVLGGLVLYWYVTPREAPSWARGWLPGLPEYTGLLYRWRDEQGREQITDQPPKGRPYETVNYRGDTNVVPPWNQ from the coding sequence ATGGGGACGCATTCGATACGGGATCACGCCCGCGCCGGTCGGTGGCCGGCGACCGCGCGATTGCGGCGTCAGCGTGGCGCCGTGCCGATGTGGGTGCTGATCGTGTTGGGCGTACTGGGCGGCCTGGTGCTCTACTGGTACGTGACGCCGCGGGAGGCGCCGTCCTGGGCGCGGGGTTGGCTGCCCGGCCTGCCGGAATACACCGGGCTACTCTACCGCTGGCGCGACGAGCAGGGGCGCGAGCAGATCACCGACCAGCCGCCCAAGGGCCGGCCCTACGAGACGGTAAACTATCGCGGCGATACCAATGTGGTGCCGCCCTGGAACCAGTAG